From one Mya arenaria isolate MELC-2E11 chromosome 4, ASM2691426v1 genomic stretch:
- the LOC128232134 gene encoding ketohexokinase-like, which translates to MEQHTSRRVLCVGLCCADIINVCDHYPKEDTDQRSADYYWQRGGNASNSSSALALLGANVEFLGTLVRGREYKFLTDDFAAYGIHADQCPVSEESPDVKGAVAVIVINRQNGSRTIMAAINHVPELKMEHFQNIQLHNYKWIHFEGRQNIDEIEKMIQRVQEYNTSCNTDQRISTSLEFEKPRLPGLGRLLDQVDYVFVSKDLAVSRGYQNKEEAARGFMHSCRPGGTVICAWGDDGAAAKTGSDDVITSLVYSPKTVVDTLAAGDTFNGATIFALSSGLDVGGAIRFGCMVAGTKCGMVGNKGIKGLQNQLDSFRTHQK; encoded by the exons ATGGAGCAGCACACGTCTCGTCGGGTGTTATGTGTTGGTCTGTGTTGTGCGGATATCATCAACGTTTGTGATCACTACCCAAAGGAGGACACCGACCAAAG GTCTGCCGACTACTACTGGCAGCGAGGTGGTAATGCCTCCAACAGCTCCTCTGCACTGGCGTTGCTGGGAGCCAATGTGGAGTTCCTCGGTACACTCGTCCGCGGTAGAGAGTACAA GTTTCTGACGGACGATTTCGCGGCATATGGAATCCACGCGGACCAGTGCCCAGTGTCCGAGGAGAGCCCGGATGTAAAGGGTGCTGTAGCCGTCATCGTAATCAATCGACAGAATGGCTCTAGAACTATCATGGCCGCCATCAA CCATGTTCCTGAGTTGAAGATGGAACATTTCCAAAATATTCAGCTACACAATTACAAATGGATTCACTTCGAG gGAAGGCAAAACATTgacgaaatagaaaaaatgataCAGCGTGTACAGGAATATAACACAAGCTGTAACACTGACCAGAGAATATCTACTTCGCTTGAATTCGAAAAGCCCAGGTTACCTGGCCTTG GTCGTCTATTGGACCAGGTTGACTATGTGTTTGTTAGTAAGGACCTGGCGGTGTCCCGGGGGTACCAGAACAAGGAGGAGGCCGCCCGGGGCTTCATGCACAGCTGCAGACCAGG AGGGACTGTAATTTGCGCGTGGGGTGATGACGGCGCCGCGGCAAAGACCGGCTCAGATGACGTCATAACTTCACTAGTGTACTCTCCGAAAACTGTGGTGGATACGCTAGCGGCTGGTGATACGTTTAACGGAGCGACGATATTTGCGCTCAGTAGCGGTTTAGACGTAGGTGGGGCAATTCGGTTCGGCTGCATGGTGGCTGGAACGAAGTGCGGCATGGTCGGTAACAAGGGCATTAAAGGTCTACAGAATCAACTAGACAGTTTTAGAACtcatcagaaatga
- the LOC128231963 gene encoding vacuolar protein sorting-associated protein 29: protein MLVLVLGDLHIPHRCSGVPGKFKKLLVPGKIQHILCTGNLCTKESFDYLKTLASDVHVVRGDFEENLNYPEQKVVTVGQFRIGMCHGHQVVPWGDTEALAMVQRQLDVDILISGHTHRFEAFEHENKFYINPGSATGAYNALDSEVVASFVILDIQQSTVVAYVYKLINDDVKVERIEYKKN, encoded by the exons ATG CTTGTTTTAGTACTTGGTGACCTTCACATTCCCCATCGCTGCTCGGGGGTTCCTGGCAAGTTTAAGAAACTGCTGGTTCCTGGTAAGATTCAACACATTCTCTGTACCGGCAACCTCTGTACCAAGGAGTCATTTGATTACCTCAAAACTTTGGCTAGTGATGTCCATGTGGTCCGAGGGGATTTCGAAGAG AACCTGAATTACCCAGAGCAGAAGGTGGTAACAGTTGGTCAGTTCCGTATTGGGATGTGTCATGGTCACCAGGTTGTGCCATGGGGTGATACTGAGGCACTTGCAATGGTCCAACGACAACTTGATGTTGATATTCTCATATCTGGACATACGCACAGATTCGAGGCTTTCGAGCATGAGAATAAGTTCTACATTAACCCCGGCTCAGCTACAGGGGCGTATAATGCATTAGACAG TGAAGTAGTTGCGTCTTTCGTCATCCTGGACATACAGCAGTCAACTGTGGTTGCATACGTGTACAAACTGATCAATGACGACGTTAAGGTTGAGAGAATAGAATACAAGAAAAACTGA